The genomic stretch GGCTGTTCAGGCTGGTGACCACACAGAACTCGTCGCCACCAAAGCGTGCAACCAGGTCGTGGCTGCGGGTAGCAGCCTTGATGTGGTTGGCGATCACCTTGAGCAGTTCGTCACCGGCGTCGTGGCCGAGGCTGTCGTTGATGCGCTTGAAATGGTCGATATCGAGGAACATCACGGCCAGGCGGTTTGCGCTGGCCTGATGTTCGACCAGGCAATCGGCGAATACCTGGTTGAACCCACGGCGGTTGAGCAGGTTGGTCAGGGCATCGTAGTTCGCCGCCTGCTGCAGCGAAGCGCGGGCCTGGTCCAGTTGGCTGAGCAGTACGCTGACCCGGCGCAGGTCGTGCTCCTTGCTTTGCAACTTCTTGTCGGCCAGTGCGGCGCTGATGCTGGCGCCACTGATCAGCAGGGTGATGAAGCCAATGCCCAGTCCCAGCTGCAGGCTGTTGTCGCCAGACGGCAGGCGCAGTGCGGTATCGGCAGGGATAACCAGGGTCATGGCCGACATCGCGGTGAAATGAGTGGCGACGATGCCGCCGGCCATCAGCAGGCTGGCGCCGTATTTCATGGTCTGGTACAGGGTGCCGCTGCCATTGCGCAAGTAGCTGGCCAGGTACAGCGCGGTCAGGGCGGTAAGCAGGGCAATGGCGGCAGAGGCAAGTAGCAAGCCGGTCTGGTAGTACTGGCGGGCCCCCGTTTCCATCGCGGCCATACCGACAAAATGCATGAGGATGATGCCCAGCCCGATCAGCGCTGCGCTTGGCACAAAGTGGGGCGCACGCATCTTGCTTCGTTCCAGGCTGTGCATGGCCAGCCAGGCCACGCCCAGTGCGATGAGTAGCGAAAGAATGGTCAGGGATGGGTCGTAGTGCACTTCTACCGGAGCCCGAAAGGCCAGCATGCTGATGAAGTGCATGGCCCATATGCCGCCTGCCAGGCAGCAGGCTCCAAGCATGTTCCATTGCCGGTGGGCGGTGGGGTCGTCGCTGTGGGACTGGCGTTCGGCCATGCCGAGGGTGGCGAAACAGGCCGCGCAAGCAACGAAATAGGCGAGCAGAACCAGGAGCGGTTCATGACGGCAGTCTATGACGATACGCCCGGTTGCGGGAAGATCGGCGAACAGTTGTAGCCCCAGCCATTCCATGGAATGCCTCTTGGTCGAGTCTTCACTCGTCTGCGCTACAACCCGTGCAGACTGCCCAGAGGCAGTATAGGAAGGACTATTTAAGCCTTCCTGACTAATGGCACAATGATTTCTACGATTTGGTTATAACTTCAATCGCAGTGAGGAATAAATTTGGGGCCTTGATGCCTTCCTGTGGGAGCGGGCGAGCCCGCGAAGCATCCACTGCGATGGATGCCACCGGCTTCGCCGGTGTTCGCGGGCGTGCCCGCTCCCACAAGGGGCCTGCGTTAGCCAGCCACCAGCACGCGAATGGCTTCCAGGCGCAGGGCGGCTTTATCCAGCATCGCCAGGCCATCTTCGCGTTGCTTGCGCAGGGCGTCGATTTCGCTGTCACGTACGCTCGGGTTGACCGCTTGCAACGCTACCAGGCGCGCCAACTCCTCGTCAGCCTCGGCTGCCAGGCGGCGCTGGGCTTCGGCCACGCGCTCAATGTGGGTTGGCAGAATCTTCTCTTCGCCGCCACTGATACGCTTGGCCAGCACATCGCGCTGGGCCTGGACGAACTTGTTGGCGCTGGCGCGCGGTACGCTCTCGAGCTGGTCGTTCAGGGTTTCGAAGGCCACGCGTGACGCCAGGTCGTTGCCGTTGGCATCGAGCAGGCAGCGCAGTGCCGCCGGCGGCAGGTAGCGGCCCAGTTGCAGGCTGCGGGGTGCCACCACCTCGCTGACGAATAGCAGTTCGAGCAGTACAGTGCCTGGTTTGAGCGCTTTGTTCTTGATCAACGCCACGGCGGTGTTGCCCATCGAGCCTGACAGCACCAGATCCATGCCGCCCTGCACCATCGGGTGCTCCCAGGTAAGGAACTGCATGTCCTCGCGCGACAGCGCCTGGCCACGGTCGTAGGTGATGGTCACACCTTCCTCGTCGCCCAGCGGGAAGCTGGCATCCAGCATCTTCTCGCTCGGCTTGAGGATCAGTGCGTTCTCCGAATGGTCTTCGCTGTCGATGCCGAAGGCGTCGAACAGGGTTTCCATGTAGATCGGCAGGGCAAACTGGTCGTCCTGTTCGAGAATGGCCTCGACCAGCGCCTGACCTTCGCCGGCACCGCCGGAGTTGAGCTCCAGCAGACGGTCACGGCCAGTGTGCAGTTCGGCTTCCAGTCGCTCGCGCTCGCCGCGGGCGTCGGCCACCAGGGTATCCCAGGCCTTGTGATCGCCGCCTTCGAGCAGCGGCAGCAGGCGTGGGCCAAACTGGTGCTGCAGGGCATTGCCGGTGGGGCAGGTATTGAGGAAGGCGTTGAGGCCTTCGTGGTACCACTGGAACAGGCGCTCTTGCGGGCTGTCCTGCAGGTACGGGATGTGCAACTGGATAGTGTGCTTTTGGCCGATCCGGTCAAGGCGGCCGATGCGCTGCTCGAGCAGATCGGGGTGCGCTGGCAGGTCGAACATCACCAGGTGATGGGCGAACTGGAAGTTGCGGCCTTCGCTGCCGATTTCCGAGCAGATCAGTACCTGGGCGCCGAACTCTTCATCGGCAAAGTAGGCAGCGGCGCGGTCGCGCTCAAGGATGCTCATGCCTTCATGGAACACCGAGGCCGGGATGCCGGAGCGCACGCGCAGGGCATCCTCCAGGTCCATGGCGGTTTCGGCGTGGGCGCAGATCACCAACACTTTGGTGCGTTTGAGCATCTTCAGGGTGTCGATCAACCAGTCGACACGCGGGTCGAAACGCCACCAGCGCTCGTCATCCGCTACTTCACCCTGGGCCTGGAAGGCGACTTCCGGGTACAGCTCGGCGTGCTCGCCGGCTGGCAGGTCGCGGTACTGCTCGGGCGTGGCCAGCGGGTAGGGGTGCAACTGGCGCTCGGGGAAACCCTGAATCGCCGCACGGGTGTTACGGAACAGTACGCGGCCGGTGCCGTGGCGATCCAGCAACTCGCGAATCAACCGCGCGCTGGCCTGGGTGTCGCCGTCGCTGACCGCAGCCAGCAGGGCTTCGCCTTCGGCACCCAGGAAGCCCTGGATGGTGGCGTGGGCCTTGGGCGACAGGCGGCCCTCGTCGAGCAGTTCCTGCACCGCCTCGGCTACCGGGCGGTAGTGCTCGCTCTCGGCGCGGAAAGCGGCCAGGTCGTGAAAGCGGTTGGGATCGAGCAGGCGCAGGCGGGCGAAGTGGCTGTCCTGGCCAAGCTGCTCGGGGGTGGCGGTGAGCAGCAGTACGCCCGGGATCACTTGGGCCAGTTGCTCGACCAGGCCGTATTCGGCGCTGACCTGGTCTTCGTGCCAGACCAGGTGGTGGGCTTCGTCGACTACCAGCAGGTCCCAGCCAGCGGCAAACAGCGCGTCCTGGGCCTTTTCGTCGTCGACCAGCCACTCCAGAGCAACCAACGCCAGTTGGGCGTCCTCGAACGGGTTGCTGGCGTCGCTTTCGATGAAGCGCTCGGCGTCGAACAGCGCCACTTGCAGATTGAAGCGCCGGCGCATTTCCACCAGCCACTGGTGCTGGAGGTTTTCCGGCACCAGGATCAGTACGCGGCTGGCGCGACCCGACAGCAACTGGCGGTGAATGACCAGGCCGGCTTCGATGGTTTTGCCCAGGCCCACTTCGTCGGCCAGCAGAACGCGCGGGGCGCTGCGGTCGGCGACTTCGCGGGCGATGTGCAGTTGGTGGGCGATGGGCTGTGCGCGGCAGCCGCCCAAACCCCACAGTGCCGACTGCATCTGCTTGCTGGTGTGCTGCAGGGTGTTGTAGCGCAGGCTGAACCACGACAGTGGGTCTATTTGCCCGGCGAACAGGCGGTCGCTGGCCAAGCGGAACTGAATGAAATTCGACAACTGGGTTTCGGGCAAGGTGCGGGGCTGGTTCTGCCCGTCCAGGCCGTGGTAGACCATCAGCCCGTCGATGTCCTCGACCTCGCGCACTGTCAGCTTCCAGCCCTCGAAGTGGGTGATCTGGTCACCTGGCGAGAAGCGCACGCGGGTCAGCGGCGCGTTGCGCAGGGAATACTGGCGGGTGTCGCCAGTGGCCGGGTAGAGCACGGTCAACAGGCGGCCATCCTGCGCCAGGATGGTACCCAGGCCGAGCTCTGCTTCGCTGTCGCTGATCCAGCGTTGCCCCGGTTGATACTGCTGCGCCATACTGCCTGAACTCCCGCGGTGAAAAAGCCGATTATGTTAACGGATCGGCCGATCAGACCAAAGTGCCGATAGCACCGAAAGGTATCGAAAGGCACAGTCTAGTCGTTTCATCGCTCTGCACAGGGTCGCCGACGAGGGCTCCGGATCAACATGTCTGCCAAGCACCGCTGGATCAGCGCTTCGATAGCCGTAGGCAGCCTGGTGCTGCTGAGCGCCTGTGAGCAGAAAAACTTTGAGACATTGCCCCCCATCCCGATGGAGCAGCTTGAGGTGCTGGGCGTGCAGACGCCGATAAAGAGTGTGCACTTTCGTGACGTTGATGGAGAAGGGCTGCTGGTTCTGAGCCGCAGCGATGGCCAGGCCAGCGACCTTGAAAGCGAACAGGAAGTGGACAGGGTGGTGCTCAAGGCCACCTTGTACGGGCGCACGGCCGAGAACGACACCTTCAAGGCGCGCTGGCAGATCGAGCAGGAAACCACCTGCCCGGGGCTGGACCTGGACGTGGACTTCTATAATGACGTCAGTGATGTCAGCGACCTGAACAAGAATGGCGTGGCCGAGGTAACGGTGGCCAGCCATGCGTTCTGCGGCGGCGGTATCGACCCGCATGATATCGCCATCGAGATGCGTGAAGGGCAGGCCATTTACACCATTACCGGCCAGTCGCTGATCACCCCGGCGGGGGAGGAACCGGTCGGTGGTGAGCGCGAGGACAGCGCTTCGCTGAAGGCCGCGCCGCAGGTATTGCGCGATCATATGGATGCAGTTTGGCAGCAGGTGTACAAGCGGCCCTGGAGCGAGGCCAGCCCGCCAGGCGACGACGACCCTGGTGACGAAGCCGAGTAAATGTTGCCCATGACATCAAGGTAAAGCTGCGCCTGCCGATACAGGGGCATAGGAGAACGTCCATGCTGCCGCCGATCATTCCGCTCAGTGCCGCCCCGGTCACCTCGCAACAGGACCCGGTCAAACCAACCCCTGACATCAAACCGGTGGTGCCGGCGCAGCCTGCATCCGGCGAAAGTGCCATTGACCTCAAGCGCCAGCGCGACCCGCAAGAGCAGGTATTGTTGCTGCGCGACGAACAGCGCCGCCAGCAGCAACGCCGGCAAAAGGGCGAGCACGAGCGCTACGATGCCGTCCCGGGTGACGAGGTCAATGCCGACAACACGGTGCCGGTAGCGCCATTGATGGGCGAGCATGTACGCCAAGGGCTGCTGGTGGACATCGAAGTCTGATAAGGGGGCTGGTCAGCGCCTGCGCCTGGCTTCATCATGCAATTCTCTGTTGATCGTCGAGCCCCCCATGAGCCAAGACAACCTCATCGATTTCGAGGCCGAACGCGCCAAGCGCGTCCACGACCTCAAGGAAAAGCGGCTGAACGAAATGCGCAATGCTTTCGAGCAGGCCCTGCCATTGAGTACCACCAAGAAAAAGAAGCCCAAGGGCAAGCCGAAGAAGCGTTGAAACTTGACGCAGGTCAACCCTGCGCCCCCCTCGTGTGCCCGGCCCCGGGCGCCATTGACTCTGATCAATTTTTCGCGCCTCCACATTGGTTAACTTGCACCCATCGGACAACGGCAAACGAATGGGGAGGCCAGCATGTTCTTCGACAATGTGGTTATCGCCGGTGTGGTAACGGTCGGGTTGATGGTTGCCTTCTTTGCCGGTCTGGGCATTTTCATCTGGAAGGACTCGAACAAGCGCAAGCCGCGCTGACCTTCCGGGTATACGAGCACGCAAGGCATTTAGGGCGACTTCGGTCGCCCATTTTTTTGCCTGCATTTTTTATATTGCCCGAGCCGGCCCCTTTTGCAGCGGCGGCGAATCTGCAACCGGATAAACATGATTAGCTAGCTAATTAATCGTTTCCGCTTTATTCTGGCCACCATTGTCTATCTTTTCAGTAAGACCATTCCCCGCAAGGTCCGCCTCGTGCCCATCACCTTTCAGGCCCTGTTCGCTCCCAGCAGCCTCGCTCTCAAGTTTGCCATCAAGACCCTGCTCGGTGGCGGCCTGGCGTTGTGGCTGGCAATGCGCTGGGGGCTGGAGCAACCCTCCTGGGCATTGATGACTGCTTTCATCGTCGCCCAGCCGCTATCGGGCATGGTGGTGCAGAAAGGCTTGGCGCGGTTGGCCGGCACGTTGGTCGGCACAGTCATGTCGGTGCTGTTCATCGGCCTGTTCGCCCAGACCCCCTGGCTGTTTTTGCTTACCTTGGCGCTGTGGCTGGCCCTGTGTACCGCCGCGTCCACCCAGTTGCGCAGCGCCTGGGCCTATGCTTTCGTGCTGGCCGGCTACACCGCAGCGATCATCGCACTGCCGGCAATCGACCATCCACTGCAGGTATTCGACCAGGCCGTGGCTCGCTGTACCGAGATCTGCCTGGGTATTTTCTGCGCAACAGCCAGCAGCGCCTTGCTCTGGCCCATGCGGGTCGAGCAGCAACTGGGCGGGCAGGCGCGGCAGGCCTGGCAGAACGGCCTGCAGGCCGCCAGAGCCATGCTGGGCGGAGAGGACGAGGCGCGCAAAGGCCTGCTGGAAAGCCTGGGACGCATCGTCGCCATCGACAGCCAACGTGAACATGCCTGGTTCGAGGGCAATCGCGGGCGCCAACGTGCCCGTGCCATTCGTGGCCTTAGCCAGAAACTGATGGTGCTGCTGCGGATTTCCCGTTCGGTGCGCCGCCAGTGGCGGCAACTGGATGAGCGTGAGGTCGAGCACCTGACGCCCTGGTTGCAGGAAGTGCGTGCGCTGCTGGATCAACCCGACCAGCCCAGCCTGTTGTTGTTGCGTCAGCGTATCTGGGATGCCGCACACGATGAGCAGATCAGTTCGGCGGAACACTTCTGCCTGGCGCGCATGGCCCTGCTGCTGGACTATGCCATGGCCGCCACCCAAGCACTTGAGGATGTGGAGGTGGGCAGGGCGCCCAAGGACGTGTCCCAAGGGCTGGCCGCGCACCGTGACTGGTCGCTGGCCTTGCTGTTCGGCTCGCGCAGCGCGCTGGCCTTTTTGGTAATGAGTGGCTTCTGGCTGGCCACGGCCTGGCCTTCTGCCCCGGGTGGATTGATATTGACCTGCGTGGTCTGCAGCCTGTTCGCCAGTCGCGAGAACGGCGCACAGATCGGCCTGAGCTTCCTGCGCGGGATATTCCTGGCGGTACCGGCGGCGTTTCTGGTCGGGCAGATCATACTGCCGCAATGGAGCAGTTTCGCCATGCTCTGCCTGGGCATGGGCGTGCCGCTGTTTCTAGGTGCACTGGGTATGGCCCATCCGCGTACCGGGGCTACGGCCACTTCCTATTGTCTGCACTTCATTGTGCTGGTGTCGCCGCTCAACGCCATGCAGTTCGGCGTGGCGACCATGCTGAACAGTGCACTGGCCATGCTGGTGGGGGTGTCGGCAGCGGTCATGGCCTTCCGCTTACTGGTGTTCCGCCACCCGGCCTGGCTGGGCCGGCGCTTGCGTGCTGCAACGCAGAACGACCTGGTGCGCTTGACTCGGCGCGATCTGCGCGGGGCTGACAGCTGGTTTGGCGGGCGCATGGCTGACCGGCTGATGCAACTGGCGCGGCATGCCAGTGAATTACCGGAAGGTGAACGCAAACGCTGGGATGACGGCCTACACGGGCTGGATATCGGCGACGAACTGGTGCACCTGCGCATGTGCCTGGCGGTCGCCCAGGCCCCTTTGGGGCCGGCCGAGCGCGAGTACCTTCAACAAGTGGAGGCAGTGTTGGCCAAAGGGCCGGCTGCCGGACGTGGGCAGCGGCTGGATGCTGCCAGTGAGCAGTTCATTGCAGCGTTGCGTCGGCTGCCAGCCAGCGACCCGCTGCGGCTGGCCGAGGGGGCGGTGCTGCAATTGCAGAAGAGCTGGGGCAAATGGTGCCGCTGGCAGGAGGACACCCATGGGTTTGCGTGAGTGGGAAGTGGGCGGTGTGCTGCTCAGCCCGTTTCTGCTTTATGTCTTGTTGGCGCTGCTGCTCACCGGCCTGCTGCGCCTGGTGGTGCATGCCACGCCGTTGGGGCGCTGGATCTGGCATGAGGCGCTGTTCGACGCGGCGCTGTTCGTTTGTGTGTTGTTCCTGGTGGTACGCCTGCTGGGAACTTTATAAAGGAGTGTTTCGATGCGTGCGGCCGTACGTACTCTGGTGACCCTGTGTGTGGTGGCCCTGGCCGTGTTGGCCGGCTACCAGCTGTGGCAGTACTACATGCTCACCCCATGGACGCGCGATGCCCGTGTGCGCGCCGATGTGGTGGTGATAGCGCCTGATGTGTCTGGCTGGGTACGCGAGCTGAAGGTCCATGACAACCAGCAGGTCAAGGCTGGCGACCTGTTGATGAGTATTGACCGCGAGCGCTTCCAGGCCGCGTTCGATCAGGCTAGCGCGGTGACCGAGACCCGCGCCCAGCAACTGCGCTTGCGCGAGCGTGAAGCAGCCCGGCGTACTGCCCTGGGGCCAGAGGCGATCAGTGCCGAGTTGCGTGAAAACGCCCAGATCAATGCTGCCATCGCCCGTGGCGAGTTGCATGAAGCCGAGGCGCAGTTGCAGGTGGCCAAGATCAACCTGGCGCGCAGTGAAGTGCGGGCCCCGCGCAGCGGGCATATCACCAATTTGCGTCTGGCCGAAGGCAACTATGTGAACACCGGGGAATCGGTGATGGCGCTGGTGGATGATTCGACGTTCTACATCCAGGCCTATTTCGAGGAAACCAAGCTGCCGCGTATTCGCGTAGGGGACACCGTGAAAGTGTGGCTGATGGGTGCGGGTGAACCGATGCAGGGGCACGTGGAAAGCATCAGCCGCGGCATCACCGACCGCAACAGCAATCCGGACAGCCAGTTGCTGCCGGAGGTAGAGCCGACTTTCAACTGGGTGCGGCTGGCCCAGCGCATACCGGTGAGGATTCGCCTGGATCAGGTGCCGGAAGGGCTGACCTTGAGTGCGGGGATGACGGCGAGTGTGCAGGTGCACGAGGACCGCGACCCGCAGTGATGGTGCTGCCTCAATAGACAGAAATGAAATTTTTGAAGCGGTACAGCCTGGTCGTGTGGAGAAGGCAGTACCGCTTGAGTTCGCCGACGACGTTGGGCAAACACGAAAAACTTGGCGAACGGCCCGCCAGTTGCGTTAGGCTGCCGCTGTGAGTTGCCCGACAGAGGCAACCCTTCTCCCGCCAGGCGTGCGTATCTTCCGATTTCATTGCGAGGTTACGTCATGGCCATCACTTCCCAGGATATCTGCAACGCCGCCGATCAGCTAAAGGGCTTTGTCGGTTTTCACGGCAAGCGCGGTGTTCATATCGTGCGTTTCTCCGAGGACGCGTTCGGCATGGACGTGGCCGACGCCAGTATCACCCCCTGCAGCGAGTTTGTCTGGCGGCCTGAAGGAGGACAGCGCATGGCGCTGTGCCGCGAACGGCTTTCGCTGTTGCTGAATCTGCATGTGGATGAACGCTTGAACATTGGTGAACCGCTGCGCGCCTACCTGCGCCGGTGTGATCTGCCCGAGATCGTGGCGCAGCGCAGCCTGCAGCAGCACACCCGGTCTGTGTCGCAGTAGCACAAGGCTGCTTCTGCTAGGGCTGTGCTGTGCTTTGGGATGTTTGGTGCAACAACGCCGCCAACCCTGCGCTGTCCAGTGGCCTGCTCAGGTAATAGCCTTGCACTTCATGGCAGCGGTCCTTTTCCAGCGCCTTGAGTTGATGTTCGCTTTCCACGCCTTCGGCTGTCACTGTCAGCCCCATCGCCTCGCCCAGGTTGATGATGGCCTGGACCACTGCGCGGTCGCTGCCGCCGTTGTTGTTCAGGCCGCTGATGAAGCGCTTGTCGATCTTGATACTGTCGAACGGGTAGGTACGCAGGTAGCCCAGCGAAGAATAGCCAGTGCCGAAATCATCCATGTTCAGGCGCACGCCGAGCTCCTTGAGCGACAGCATGGTGCCTAGCGCCCCTTCGATGTCATTGAGCATTACGTTCTCGGTAATTTCCAGTTCCAGCCGTTGGGCGGGGAAGGTCGTGTCGAGCAAGGTTTCGCGTACGTCGGCTACCACATCGCTGCGCAAGAACTGCGCAGGCGACAGGTTGACCGAAACCAGCACATCGGCCGGCCAGTCATGGGCAGTGCGGCAAGCTTCGCGCAGCACCCAGCGGCCCAGCGCAACAATGATGTCGCTCTGCTCGGCCAACGGGATGAAGGTGTCCGGCCCCAGCAACCCTTCCTGTGGGTGCTGCCAGCGCACCAAGGCCTCGACTGCGACGATACGCAGGTCCTCGAGGCGATAGCGCGGCTGGTAATGCAACTCGAACTCCTGATTGCGCAGGGCCCGGCGCAGGTCGTTCTCCAACTGGCGACGGTACTGGATCTGCTGGTTCATTTCGGCAACGAAGTAACGCCATGTGCTCTTTCCATCGGCCTTGGCCTGGTAAAGGGCGATGTCGGCGCAGCGGATCAGCTCGCCTGCATCGAAGCCCTGATTACGCGTCTGGGCAATGCCAATGCTGGCACCAATGTGCAGAGGCTGGCTGTCGAAGACGATGGGTTGCTGCAGCAGGCTGATCAGGCGCGCACAGAAGCGGTCGATCTCGCTGCTGTTGTCCATGCCGTTGAGTACCAGGATAAACTCGTCGCCGCCCAGACGCGCGACCAGGTCGCCATCGCGGGTGGTGTCACGCAGGCGCGTTGCCACTTCTTGCAGCACGGCATCTCCGGCGGCATGACCGAGCGAGTCGTTGATCGGCTTGAAGTTGTCCAGGTCCAGCAGCAACAAGGTCAGCGGCGGCGAATCACTGCCGCGCAGCAAGGCCTGCTCCAGGTGCCTGGCGAGCTTGTTACGGTTGGCCAGCCCGGTCAGTGGGTCGTGCAGCGAAAGGTGCTGGATGCGCGCGTGGGCATCGACTTCGTCGGTGATATCGCTGGCGGTACCCCGAAAACCGATGGCCTTGCCATTGCGCCAGATAGCACGGGCGGATATCCGGCAGTAGCGGTTCTGGCCATTCTGGTCGCGGTAAGTGCAGCGCAGGTTGGCCAATTGCTGCGGGTCTGCGGTAGCCAGGGTGTCCAGCCAAGGTGACAGCGGCGTGGTATCGCAGGCCAGCAATTGGTTGAGCGGGTGACCCAGCCAGCCGTCTACCGGGTAGCCGGTGACGTTGGCGAAGCGCTGCGACAGGTAAGTCAGGCGTTGTTGCCGGTCGGTCTCCCAGATCCAGTCGGACGCCGACTCGGCCACCGCGCGGAAACGCTGTTCGCTGGCCTCCAGGGCCTGGTTACTCTGTTGCAGGTGCACGAGCGTGAGGCCGATCGCTCGGGAACTGCGCAAGGCATGGCGAAACAGGTACAGCATCACCAGCCCAAGTATCAGCAGTGCGCCCAATAGTGTCGGCAACACTGCCCACAACAGTTGACGCCCCGGCAGCGGGCTGTTCCAGGTCAGATGGTAACCGGTTTCGCCCAGCTCTATACGCAGGTGGCTGTGATCCTGCATATCCTCCTTTTCCACGTGCATGCCGGTCAGGCCAGCGCCGTTGCCCAACTGCGCCAGTTTGCTTTCGGTGAGCTGATCAATGAACAGCATCACTGGCGCTTGGCTCACCTCGCTGTCGGTTACCTCCCGGTCCGGGCGCACAGCAGCTGCACTGAGTGCCGCCGGCCAGCCATTGAACAATACGAAACGGGTGACCTGCTCGCGTGAAGTTGCCGCCGCGCGGGCCTGTTCGATGATCGGCTGTAGGGGGGTATCTATATAGGTGTTGGCACCTGCCTGGCTGGGCTGGCCTTTGAACAAGGCATAGGTGGTGCGGCCGTTTTCCACTACGAACACCCCTTCGTAGCCGCTGGCGCTGTACAACGACTCGCCTATGTTCTTTTCCTCGTAGGCCCATTGCCAGTCGACTTGGCCCGCCAGGTGCTCGAAGGCTGCATCCCATACGGCATAGCTGGACAGAAACTGGCGCGAGGCGAGCAGCCGTTGTTCCAGCGCCTGGTTCGCATGGAAGGCGCTACGCTGGCGTTCCTGCTGGTCGAGCGTGGTAGCGATATTGAACAGAGCGCCGAGAATGACCAGGCAGGCCAGGCCGAACACTGCGCTGAAACCGGTAATAAGGTGGCGCACCTGAAAGCGTGGTGTGGGGCTAGCGGGTGGAAGCTTGGCGGTCCTGGCCATGCGCGAGCGGCTCCTTCAGGCAACCTCCCGCCAGGCAGTCAGGAAGGAGGTTCAATCAGGATAGGCCAGCCTGAGCGCGGCAGCTTGACCGCGGGCAAAATTGACCTGATCGCGGCCAGCGTGCTTGGCGATATACAGCGCCTTGTCCGCCTGTTCGAGCCAATGCTCGGGGGACTCGAGGTTGGCTTCGAAGGGAGACAGGCCGATACTCAGGCTGATGCGCAGTTGCGGTAGCTGCGGGTTGCGGTAGCTGGAAACCCGTTCGCGCAGGCGCTCCATGGCTTGGCAGGCCTGAGCTTGGCTGGTTTCGGGCAGGATCACACAGAACTCGTCGCCGCCGTATCGTCCGGCCTGGTCGCCCTCGCGCAGGCTTCGCCGCAGCTCAGCGCTGAGCTGGCGCAGTACACAGTCACCGACCACATGACCGAAGGTGTCGTTGATGGTCTTGAAGTGATCGATGTCGATCAGGGCAATCACCGCGTGCCCCTGTTGCTGCTTGCAAACCTGGAACTTCAGCAGCAGCAGGTCCTTCCAGGCGCCGTGGTTGAACAGCCCGGTCAGGCTGTCGGTGAGGCTCAGGGCGCTCAGTCGGCGCTTGTGGTCGCCCAGCTTTATCGCAAGCTGGTAGCACACCCAGCCCAAGGTCAGCGGGTACAGCGTCAGCATTGGCAGGCACGCATAGACCTGCAGGGGCGTGGCGGTCAATTGCAAGCCAGGGCCAAGCAGCAGGAGAGCGGCGAGCATGCCAGCCAGTTGCGCCAGCCCTCCACGAAAGACCATGCGCTTTCCGCCGGCGGCGACGTTGTTCATCGTCATCATCGACAGTACGGTCACGCTGGGCAGCGGATTGAAGTGCATGGCGGCGGCCCAGAACCCGCCCATCAGCGAGTCCAGCAGGAGGTTACGCTGCTCTGCCTGGTAGGGGGCTGTCGAGCGGGCAGCCCACAGGTAGGCCATGTGCGGCCACAACAAACCGTTGAACAGTACCAGCAGCCACATCCAGGCGGGTGGCGACAGCGGCGCAATGGCCGCCATGACAGTGAACAGGCCGATTCCCAGACCGACGACACGCGGCAGGTAGATGCGCTTGACGAATGAAAGCCCTTTGCCGTTGCGGTTGTCCATAATGCTCATATTCTTCCGCTGATGTACCGTTCATCGCATAATTCCCATGAATATTGTCGAACAGTGCTTCATCGGCGAGAAATGACCTTG from Pseudomonas putida encodes the following:
- a CDS encoding diguanylate cyclase, with product MDNRNGKGLSFVKRIYLPRVVGLGIGLFTVMAAIAPLSPPAWMWLLVLFNGLLWPHMAYLWAARSTAPYQAEQRNLLLDSLMGGFWAAAMHFNPLPSVTVLSMMTMNNVAAGGKRMVFRGGLAQLAGMLAALLLLGPGLQLTATPLQVYACLPMLTLYPLTLGWVCYQLAIKLGDHKRRLSALSLTDSLTGLFNHGAWKDLLLLKFQVCKQQQGHAVIALIDIDHFKTINDTFGHVVGDCVLRQLSAELRRSLREGDQAGRYGGDEFCVILPETSQAQACQAMERLRERVSSYRNPQLPQLRISLSIGLSPFEANLESPEHWLEQADKALYIAKHAGRDQVNFARGQAAALRLAYPD